Below is a window of Halanaerobiaceae bacterium ANBcell28 DNA.
AGTATAGCTTATGAAGTTTTGATTAGCAAGATATCGTTGTTAGTAATACTAAATGGGGACAGGCCAGTGATACCACATGAACTAGCCTCTGAGATAGATATTGATGGGAAGCCAAGACCTTCCGGAGATTATGATATTGGTGCATATGAATATCAGTGGTGATTTAAAGAATTAAGAATGAAACAATGTGTAAAGTAGTGATAATAATCTTGTTTATGTAGTAACAATACAAAAGGAAGGTGGTTTTATGTCAGTTAATTTAGAGAAATATAAGGTGTTTTACTTTACGGCTAAGTATAAGAGTTTTTCGGCTGCTGCAGAGGAACTTTTTATATCACAGTCAGCTGTTAGTCAGGCGATTAAACAATTAGA
It encodes the following:
- a CDS encoding choice-of-anchor Q domain-containing protein; translated protein: MIPHELASEIDIDGKPRPSGDYDIGAYEYQW